In Mercenaria mercenaria strain notata chromosome 13, MADL_Memer_1, whole genome shotgun sequence, the DNA window GTTTACAGTCGTTTTATCATGTGCACCGTCGTGCGACCATAGAACTAACAGGATGAAAGAAAGCGGTACACAGGCTTTCACCAAAAGCGCTTCGAAAATCTTCATAATTAGGTATGGCAATCtgaagaataaaacaaaacataattttgtgAACAACTGACAAGATTTATCCTTTTAACTTTTGAAAGACTTTGTTCGACTATAATTTTCGAGATAAACAACGGCATAAATTCTACATACTTTAGAGAAAGGACTGAAAAGATGTCTTTTAATGGATTAAGAACTAAACTTATAAGCCTCATCCGACAAGATTGATATCTAATTCGAACTGTGTGGCTATACGGGGAGTTGTAACAGAGATGTACAAGACCGATGAGAAGATAGAGAGTGGAAAAGCAGTAAAATAGGCGTGTCTCAACGTTGTTTTTATAAACAGTTTGGTTACATTTGTCTGCACtgaatgttaatttctttctttcgTTGTCTTTTTGCTTACTCCTGTATTGTGACCTTCGTCTGTGGTCGTCCGTCATTATTGAAACAACAGAACGAATAAATGCGTATCTACCAAACGTAGTAATGTTGCGTATACAAACACTCAACGAGTGTATTAGCATCTTTACATatattgttataacatattgcTCAGTTACAAATATTGTACAAACATTATCTGTTGATTTCTAAAAAGTGTTGCCCCTGTAAAGTTCCCTTGTTCTGACTGCAAATGCTTTTCTACATATGTGCTTAAGTTTCTTATGAGTAATGattaattcaataaatgtttGCCTATTTGGTCACCTGAAATAATAGACTGGTATAAACTTTTTTCTTAAATCATTGTACAAAGcacattctaaaataaaatgatattcatcctccAATTTGTTACAAAGTTACATTTTCGTACGTTAACTGGGTCACTCTACTGGAATCATTTAACATATCATACCAATTTTGTAAAACTGATCTTTTATTCTTTGtcttaaattatacaaaaatatcgtAGAGTCTCCATCGGTCTGAAACACCCATACTTCATGAAAATCTAGagtgcacaataaatcttttaacAGTGAACACCAGTTTTTTTCTGTTAGGGTGATCCATAATATCTTGTTTCAACATAAAATACACCTTTTTAATATATCTGTTTTCATCAGATACCAGCAACTTTATGcaaaattttataatattgtaaTATCTCGTATTCTGTAATGGCATTCTTCCTATTTCAccgtaaataaaatcattttgtgtataTTTCTTTACACCTAATAAACGATTGCAAAATTGCAAATCAAATAGTTCTACATACAcgtgataaattaaatatcttagtgtgaaaaacttttttaatgtttgaacgaaagaaagataggtgttttagttcatttagttacatcgattataCTATGCATTGTCAACATTAATGAAATGTTGACGAACTCCGAACTCCAAAAATGgtaaatgtaagtggaaaatatttGGGTAAATGCTATTAAttaagatatgtttttttttttttttatatttgttatttatgtatttatcatccttaatgtttgtaattaattaataaattaattatttacttttaattaaactgtaaaattaaaaaggataataatctccttcatcctacgtgtaagaaaacagaACTCTTGTGCACCAAGTCCACTtcgcctacaaactttcaaacttctgaattccggaaacttccaaaaaccgaacttttaggctggtccggaggtcgttcggttttcggaagttacactgtattaactttttatagttaaaaatgatttaatccAATGAGTATCGAGAAAGTTTCAATTTTTGTCACATATATAcatagtttagtttatacataatttatattaggtcgattgtgaaggaagttctacaacttatgttaatcactctcgacacctcattcctgatggaatccatcgccacgagggtatatGTACTTGAACACTGATCTGCTTAATCGAACTAATCCACTGATTAAGCCTCGCCTCCAGAGATTTTGTGTGTTGAAAAGGAAATAGTCAGGCTGTTtggaaatatcaaaaatatgttttaactagACGTTCCGATTTTCAAAGTATTCACGAAATTGACCCTGTACCAATACTGTCTGTCAATTAATTTATAGTGGGTGTTTCATAGTACTGACATATGATAGTATTGAAAGTAATCTATTGATTTTAAATTATAGTGTAAAAATGTTACACAAAACAAACCAAAACACCACATGTAACATTTAAACTACTACGAGTAGTCGAATGACGAGTTCATGTTGTATTTATGTAGGTACTTttattcagtacgatagtggTTTTTACCTATTAATAAGGCaaggtaaatcatgctgatttccctaatcggcAAATGAGTCTATAACTGGAACACTCAAACGTcaaatgtttttagaaaatacGGGTACTAGGCTATCGtagattatttttatattgttaagatgaaaaatgtaatatataaactGAATACTCTACATTTAAGTAAACGTTGTTAAAAACGAAAAccaaaaaaggaagtaataatgAAACGCACTCACTCTATATATATGATATTCCAAAAATAAATATCTCAATGTATACGTGTAAATTATCCATCTGTTATCTCTAATTGGTTGGGAATGTATGTCACATTTTGTGTTTACTGTGTTATCGCCATTTCTTAAAAACTGAAATACCTGTATACAGGATGTCCCTTAATATGTGGGTTGTCTATTAATGAAGTTATTTTTAAAGGTTGTCAAAATAGAGATTGTTCGATTGCTAAAAAtgatataggagagatcgtgtttgtacacaaatccgttgtatattctatttttagaactgataagacaaagatcgggtgggcagacgccgagcgtccatgtttttttgttaacagtgatgtttttctaacggcttaaactttcttaaaatacaaataatatcaataatattttgatcaatggcaagaatataaaacaaacaatttattgataacttttaatcattatttcgaaataaaatggattaataatgatcgcttaacttacagtgttttttctgaaagtttggagcatcgctacgccgctattaaaatcatatgtcatttaaaacgtttattcattttcaaaagatatttgaataagaaaatatgaaaatcgtaagcatttcaaaactttttgaatttttaaaatccataaatgaacgtagaagttgttaaaagttgaaaagtccgatcccatacacaaacgatgtaaaaatattttgttttacccaccaccagataaacaggtgttgatgcgtgacgtcagggcgatcactcctatatttatcatttgtttaaaataatactATCTCAACGAAATTAATCGGAGAAGTTGGAGAATGTATAACTtcaaatatatcatttctttCCTATTGTTTAACAATTCTGGTACTAActaaaaatatgcatttgttcAAAAGTTTTTGGTATTCTATTAAAATGTCGATAAAAACTTAATTAAGAAGTtcaacaaaataatttctgtctaGAAAAAAATCTGTCAGATTTGTTGGGGAATgctaaacatgaaatatataattgGTAAACTTTTGCAAATGCAGATATCAATACGAATATATAACGTGCGGTATGTCCGCTTTgttatttatgcaattatttggCTTGTATGAGGGTTTTTAAAGTagttaaactgatttttttttcggaaTATACTGaaccagttttaaaaaaaacacagtaaaacGAATGAAATTTAAGAAGTCCAAGTATACATATAATGGCCGttcgttattttgtttttggacTAACATTCCAATAAAGAATTATGTCGTTACAACAGAAAAAGAAGATCGGGTGTTAACTTTTGTGTAAGAAAATTACGATCGAATCATTAAATACAATCCTCTGAATTTACTCTAGTGTCTCTTTTCGAGAGCAGACATTCTTACGCCGCCATATTTATTTAGCTTGCGAAAGGAGCACGCTGATTTCCATACAATGTTATCAAAACATACTTAAACGCAGTAGGgttaaataaaacaatgttgttGAGAAAGGGcacaagaaagggaagtaatATTAGGGTTGTAACAAGCATCGACGCTGCAAGTTTGATATCGGAATTTTAACTACGAGTATATACTTCGAGATTTAAGtacatacatttacatttacatttctgatattttgaaataccCGTTCGATGTTATGGCGGATTTTCCAAAACAGGTGGTCTTGAAGTGTTGATTTTTTAGTTGTGAgaatacattcaattttactatattAGAATTCCGCTTTAGCCAGGATATTGATACATCCCAGTGTTTTGTTtatgtattctatttttagctcagtgTCAGTACTATTTTACTAAGATTTCTGCCAATACTATTGATGTCATCAAATATTTATTAGGTAAATCATTTCTTTACTTACTTTTGCATCATTTTAAAGTCAGACTGTcatgatatttattatattttgtaagttattgcattttaaattgattaCAGTGCAGCATCCTTGTCTGGCCGCAGCCATTTTTGCCCCATTGCATTCTGGGTAGTTACCCATGACAACCTAGTAGAATTCCAGGAATAATTCCAACTGTCAAAACAATTCTaggctaaatttctttaatttaagcAAAGGATCAGAGTTTCTAAGgtaaaagtcattttatttaggaattatacctttgatttatgtccagttttcatgcaacttaatttattttagtagtttaaactctgatttttatgaTTAAACCATAGTTTTGGCTGTTCCATGTACACATAGTTTTGATGTGTACATTCTGCACACAGTTGTACATTCCAGAGTTTGGTTGTGTGCACCCACATAGTTGGTGTGTGCACACATGTTTTTGGTGTGCACTTGGTCAGTATAAAAGCTTTTTGTGGCTTCATTGAGAGGATTCCAGACTTTGAATTTGAAGAGCTTAACCTATTTTTGGTAACTGCCCATATTCTATTTTTGACTTAAGAATTTTTAAGATTTGATTATTTTGGcttaagtaaataatttttaacagtaaattcataattataaaatttaatactgaGGTTTTTTGGCAGACATTTGTTCCATTTAAAGATtctaaatatttaatattgtttgttGTAAACTAAGATGTTTTGCTGACACATTATTAGTATTTATTTAGAAACAGTATTTTATATGCATTGTCTTAATTTTTGTTagggataaaataaataaatttgcagtttaaatttatttgatcttAGCGATTTTTTGTTAGTGTTAAGTAGAACTTTAGTAAATCTTGGTAAAATAAGTAATCTAACTGGAGTAAAATAGCCTTAGTGAATCGGCCACAAAGCAGAATTGCATTCGAACCCAATCTGTTCTTAACCACGAGACGGGAAATCGCAAGCCTGCATGATAGTCCAGTTTTACGTAACCACATAGCCAGAGTTCGAGATCCCAGCCCGGTAAATCCTACTCAACTCCTCTTGCCGAACCACAACCATGCAGTCCCGAAACCATCCGAGCTAGCTAGAGCGCAACACTTtcttggtggcagcggtgggatccTTTCAAATATTCAACAGAGAGGATCCAGAGATTCGAACACAAACCTATAGACAAAGAAACGCTACCATGGACAGATATTCTCCAGTTGAAAAAGTGGTATACTTTAACAGAGGTCCTGGTTCAGAATCCCAAGGCAATCATCTCAACGATAGATGTGAAGATCCAAGCCAAGACTACCAAGCAGACCTACAGGATGTGGATCATCTTTCATTTTTCTCTTGGACGTAGATGCGTCGGGGTTTGGTTGTTTAAGTTAAAGGAGCCCAGTGGAAAGATTACCAGACGAAGAGATCTTTGCACCTTTTGATTTCTCCATAGAATATAGAGCTGGATGTAAATAAGGACATTGTGATGCCTTGTCCAGATGCGAAGTCCGAGAGATTGCACCTGTCATGATGTCGACACAAGTGAGTCATTAAAATGTGGTACATGCAAGAAGTGTAGGAAGAGGGCAGATGATATGATGCTAGAGTTAAAAGGGACACAACATCAACACATAGTAAGCAGGAGAGATCACAATGAAGATCAAGTGGAGCAAACAACAGAAGTTCGTAGTGTTACAGATCAAACGTCACAACTTTGTGTTTCAAAAGACATCACCGATCTGAGATGGATGTACATCAGCACTGCAGGCGAAATTGCTAAACAGCAAGCAAAGGACACTGATATTGGACCAGCTTACAAGGCAAAGGTTGAGAACAAAAGGCCTAACTGTTCAGACATGGTGATAGAGAGTCCAGCCTGCAGACACTACTGGGTAATATGGGATAATCTACACCTCCAGAATGATGTCTTATACAAGGATTTCAAAACATTGAATGGTAACGGTGAGTATAGGCAACTGATTGTACCACAACAGATGAGGAAAGAAGCTATACACCAGAtcaagggttcaacgcaataagggcgtatctacatataataaacatatgtagattcgcccttattgcgttgaaccctcgagaTGCATGATACCGTACTATCTGGACACCTTGGAAccaaaaagacaaaagaaaagaTTTCCCAGAGGTATTACTGGTTCGACATGAAGGAAGATATACGTCTTTATATCATGAGATGTGACATCTGTGCAGCTGATAAGCAACTTCAGAAACCTCCTAAGGCAGCTATGGGACACCTAAGAAGTGGAGCACCAACGTACACCTTAGCTATTGACTATCTTGGACCATTCCGGGAAACACCTAGGCAGAATAAGTACATTCTGCTGATGACTGATTTATTTACCAGGTACGTAGAGATTGTGGTTGTACCAAACCAACATGCAGATGATTGTGCACGCCGAATTATGAATGATTTCATCTCAAGGTGGGGAACACCTTTGTCTATTCACACAGATCAAGGGAGGACATTCGAAAGTAAACTCTTTCAAGAGCTTTGTAAACTTTTAGAGGTGCGGAAGACTAGAACAAGTCCAAGAAATCCGAAATGTAATGGTCAGACCGAAAGATTCAATAGGACATTTCTGAAGATGATTAAGGCATATATAGCTGACGAACAAGATGAATGGGATTTATATCTCGGTTGTCTCGCAGGTGTATACAGATGTACACCATGCGAATCTACCAAACTGACGCCTAACCTACTAAGTTTAGGCCGAGAAATCCTACTCAGCTCCTCTTGCCGAACCACAACCAGTCCCGAAACCATCCGAGCCAGCTAGAGCGCAACAATATTATAATTCTAATGCAGAGAAATCTACGTTCAAGACCAAATGTTCGCCCAGAATTCATCAATTGGTGTatcatttaagaaaatgttgaaaaagactcTGATCCCCCGCATTTTTCAAGTAAGGGGAAATCATATTCTTTAAATTCATCACAAAGATAAATGTACGTAAATTTAATCTCCATTTACGTTCCTGATACTTTGGAACTTCTCTACATGTAGTTATAAGAATTAACCCAAAACAGGTGAACaaagttttgattttgtttaagtGGATAATTTTTCGACGTGATAAAAATCTTATCTAACGATTAAAAGCAAATTAAACCTACGTCTAAAATACCCAGTTACACCCCATAATTCACCATTTGCAAGCATTAAGAACCCTGAACACTTAACTCCATCATCGAAGCACGTACGACTACGCCCCTGTctttacactgtatttcatacaATTTTGTTTGGCTCTTCTAATTTATCACCTGTATAAGAAAGTTGTATAAACAAGTTTTCACATGATGGGCCacttaatatattcatttatcttttagcaaaacacaaaatgaaacgtGAGTGTGTATAACATACAGTGCTGTTGACAAGATGGCGAACGTTAAAGAGTGTAGAACAGTTGTAATTGCTATGGATTGTAGTGAATACGCACAAAAAGCTTTTGATTGCAAGtatagtttatattatatttaagcgATATTGTAATTTGGAGTCATATATTATATAAGATAGAAAATAGCACTGCTAAACCTGTAGGTTACAACGTACACCATCTACTTCTAAGTTAGGACAAGGAATGAAATAAAGCTTCATTATAGTAAGAAAGCTACGACCACAACACTAAAACCTTCATTTCTGTAAGAAAACTACGACCGCAACATGAAACCTTCATTTCTGAAAGAAAACTACGACCGCAACATGAAACCTTCATTTCTGAAAGAAAACTACGACCGCAATATGAAAACCTTCATTTCTGTAAGAAAACTACGACCGCAACATGAAAACCTTCATTTTGACCGCAACATGAAAACCTTCATTTTAGTAAGAAAGCTGCTATCGTAACgtaaaaaacttcatttttttctaaatattttccaAAAGAGTTTTAATGCATCATTTAGGTGCAAAATTTAACAAACACCGAACTCCTACGCGGAACAATATAGTTACATTTTTGTCGGTGCTAAAGAAATTAGCAAGGATTTTACGTtcaaaattacatatattactagataagaaatattcattttaatttcaatgttCCAAAACATCAAACGACGAGATAGAGTTTGTGTTGTTTTCACATTGCAGGGTACTGGGGGAACATCAGGAGAGAGTCAGACAAACTTATTCTGGTCCATGTGCCAGAATTCCATACAGTCGTGCAATCACGTGAGTATAATAATATTGATGTAAATACTCTAATCTCacttaatatgatttttatatttgtaaagtaACGACTATTAAGAACATGATATTTAATAACGTTGTCTGTTAGGACGTTAGTTTGGTCATGATTAAAGAATGTCGCAAAACAGCTCAGATAAAGACCCAGAAGCAAAGGCCGCATATACAGAGAGAAAAACAAATTTTGCCAATTACCCAGACTCTTAATTTTGTAGTGAAAGATCTTAATACTTTCATAACAAAGCAGCAAAGCGAATGTAGTCAACGGTGTGaataatatttgcattttgtagCCAAAATTTTAACAATGCAGTCAACGATATTAAAGTAATATCGGAATATTGCCGccaaatatcataatattatgaccaaAGTATTTGATGGTCCTACTAACGATTGAAATTACATAATGCATCATTAGGACTCAATTACAATGTTGGAAAGTAAACCCGACGTATAAATTGCAAAATGACTCGAAATTTAGAATTAGAAATGAAGAAGTTTATAGATCTTTATTTGCATAATGTAGTTAAATTTagtaagatttatttatttatattggtCTGTGCTTACCTGTAATCAAGTAAAATATCTACCCTATATTATACATGTGCCAATACTAGCCATGAAAACAACAAATGACTAATCCAATACAGAATATTATATAAGTTATTCTTATTTGAATTTACATGTACTTGTAATGTTGTAATGAATATTATCTTACTTTATTAATACGTACAATATGTCGACATTAAAGCAATGGAAATTGCGGACTTCACAAGTTTAACTAATTTGTATGCTGAAGAAGAGCAGATGACAAAAGATTTCATCGAAAAACTTACCACTTTACTCAAAGACAAACATGTAAgttaatgaaaattaaaagttttaaacttttaattccCTAGAATAGTAAGAACTTACTTGCTCACTTGCTTTTATGTTGATCCGTGCGGGCAAATATGATGTATACAGGAAATTACTCGTTTAGCAAATGTCGCAGctttaaaatgataacatttgGGTATATCTCCTGAAACGGTCTTCAGTCAGATTCTAGGCACACTTATCCCCATAAACAGCTTTTCTGTaatcatttatattaatttcttttggATTTTGTTTAATTTGCCAGAGTGCACAATGTTGCTAATGTATCGAATGTCTTCTTATTGAATGTACATTATAATTCATTGACTGGCATTCAATTTCATATATGCTATTTTGACATTaggtttgttttcatttgttcagACCAATGGCAAGGTGAGTGCAAGATATGGGCGACCAGGAGAAGTCATTGTAAAAGTTGTAGAAGACGAGGACGCTGATCTAATTGTCACTGGGTCACGTGGTATGGGAACCATCAGGCGCACAATTCTCGGTAGTGTCAGTGACTATATCATTCACCACTCTCCCGTTCCAGTTATAGTCTGCAAACATTGACATGATTATCCTACTCAAACAAGAGGTGGC includes these proteins:
- the LOC123528922 gene encoding putative universal stress protein SAUSA300_1656, with amino-acid sequence MANVKECRTVVIAMDCSEYAQKAFDWYWGNIRRESDKLILVHVPEFHTVVQSPMEIADFTSLTNLYAEEEQMTKDFIEKLTTLLKDKHTNGKVSARYGRPGEVIVKVVEDEDADLIVTGSRGMGTIRRTILGSVSDYIIHHSPVPVIVCKH